From a region of the Procambarus clarkii isolate CNS0578487 chromosome 18, FALCON_Pclarkii_2.0, whole genome shotgun sequence genome:
- the Cby gene encoding protein chibby homolog 1 isoform X2: MPLNLFSRSFSPGKSPPRRSVSLSSLKRESDKTGQDISHDFSKIKLNIGGQNATFEDGEWISGGGSRGRMNNREVARLQQQNQTLLEENNLLKLKVELLLDMAP; the protein is encoded by the exons ATGCCTTTAAATCTATTCAGCCGAAGTTTTTCACCAGGCAAGTCTCCTCCTAGGAGATCTGTTTCACTTTCAAGTTTAAAAAGAGAATCTGATAAGACTGGTCAAGATATCTCTCACGATTTCAGCAAGATTAAACTCAATATTGGTGGACAGAATGCAACTTTTGAAGATGGAGAATGGATCTCGG GAGGAGGATCAAGAGGTCGTATGAATAATCGTGAGGTAGCACGACTTCAACAGCAAAATCAGACACTGCTGGAGGAAAATAACTTGCTAAAACTCAAGGTGGAGCTGCTGCTTGATATG GCTCCCTGA
- the Cby gene encoding protein chibby homolog 1 isoform X1, protein MPLNLFSRSFSPGKSPPRRSVSLSSLKRESDKTGQDISHDFSKIKLNIGGQNATFEDGEWISGGGSRGRMNNREVARLQQQNQTLLEENNLLKLKVELLLDMLTEKSADTLMKDKEISRLKSRNSKWN, encoded by the exons ATGCCTTTAAATCTATTCAGCCGAAGTTTTTCACCAGGCAAGTCTCCTCCTAGGAGATCTGTTTCACTTTCAAGTTTAAAAAGAGAATCTGATAAGACTGGTCAAGATATCTCTCACGATTTCAGCAAGATTAAACTCAATATTGGTGGACAGAATGCAACTTTTGAAGATGGAGAATGGATCTCGG GAGGAGGATCAAGAGGTCGTATGAATAATCGTGAGGTAGCACGACTTCAACAGCAAAATCAGACACTGCTGGAGGAAAATAACTTGCTAAAACTCAAGGTGGAGCTGCTGCTTGATATG CTTACAGAAAAATCTGCCGATACTTTAATGAAAGACAAAGAGATCAGTCGACTGAAATCAAGAAATTCTAAGTGGAATTAG